From Oryza sativa Japonica Group chromosome 4, ASM3414082v1, one genomic window encodes:
- the LOC4335622 gene encoding uncharacterized protein has translation MVSLRLIAAFAPAPPPPPPPRPRRAPPSAARLASNGIAFVTVAAVAAASPPAIAALAAEPANALSLPTWAVHVSSVAEWVTAMALVWDYGERTGLKGWKGLSWGMVPLLGGAMCACTWHFFYNSESLEVLVALQGALTVIGNITMCIAAFRIFKASQESSKSS, from the exons ATGGTCTCTCTCCGGCTCATCGCCGCATTCGCGcccgctccgccaccgccaccgccaccgcggccccgacgagcgccgccgtccgcggcgCGCCTGGCGAGCAACGGCATAGCCTTTGTCACTGTGGCAGCCGTAGCCGCTGCCTCGCCGCCAGCGATCGCCGCGCTGGCCGCCGAGCCGGCCAACGCGCTCTCGCTGCCCACTTGGGCCGTCCACGTCTCCAGCGTCGCCGAGTG GGTGACGGCTATGGCGCTGGTTTGGGACTACGGTGAGAGGACGGGGCTCAAGGGTTGGAAAGGCCTCTCTTGGGGAATG GTTCCACTTCTTGGTGGAGCGATGTGCGCTTGCACGTGGCATTTCTTCTATAATTCGGAGTCTCTTGAA GTGCTTGTAGCGCTCCAAGGTGCTCTAACAGTGATTGGTAACATTACAATGTGCATAGCTGCATTTCGCATCTTCAAAGCATCCCAGGAAAGCTCAAAAAGTTCATAG